GGCACGAAGCCCGAGCCGGTGACCGTGATCGTCGTGTTGCCGGCGCCCGCGACCACGCTCGTCGGGTTGATGCCCGTGACGCTCGGGGCCGGGTTCTGCACGGTGAACGACTGCGTTCCGGTGAGGCCTCCGCCGGGCGCCGGCGTGCTCACACGGACGGCGATGACCCCGCCGTTCGCGAGCTGGGCGGCCGTGAGGGTCGCGCGGACCTCGGTCGGGCTGACGTAGGTGGTGGTGGCCGCGACCCCGTCGAACGTGACCTGCGAGGCGGGGTAGAAGCCGGTGCCGGTGAGCACGACCTGGGTGGGGCCCGAGCCCGCGTTCGCGGCCGACGGCGCGATAGAGGCGAGCGTCGGCGCGGCATATTGCACGCGGAACGACACGGGGTTGCTCGTGCCGCCGCCGGGGGGCGGGTTGCGCGCCGTGATGGGAAGATCGCCCACGGTCGTGAGCGAGGCCGCGGGGATCGTGGCGTTCATGCGCGTCGAGTCGACGTACGACGCCGTGATGGCGACGCCGTTGAAGAGCACCTGCGTCGTGGGCAAGAAGCCCGTGCCGACGAGCTGCACGGAGGTGGCCCCCGAGCCCACGATCGCGCTCGCCGGCGTGACCGTGGAGAGCTGGACGGCGGGCGTCGAGACCGTGAACGAGAGGGCCGTCGTGGTGCCGCCGCCCGGGGTGGGGTTCACGACGAACACGTTGAACGTGCCTGCGGTCGCGAGCTGCGCCGCCGGAATGGTGGCCTCGACCGACGTCGGGCTCTTCACGGTGGTGACGAGGTCGGTGCCCGCGAAGACGATCTTGGTGCCCGTGACGAAGCCCGTGCCCGTGACGGTGAGCAACGTGGCGGGCGCGCCGACGACCGCACCGAGCGGCGAGAGGCTCGTGGCCGTGGGAGCGGGGTTCTCGACCGCGAACGTGAGCGGCGCCGAGCTTCCTCCGCCGGGGGCCGGTGTGTTGACGACGACGGCGAGGTTCTTGACGGCCGAGAGCATGGCCGCGGGGATGGTCGCCTGGAGCTGCGTCGCGCTCGCGTACGTGGTGGCAATGGCGGTGCCGTCGACCTCGACCACCGAGGTCGTCTCGAAGTCCGCGCCGGTGATCGTGACCGTGACGGGTGCGGTCGAGATGGGCGATTTCGCCGGGGCGAGCGCGGTGAGCTTTGGCGCGGGCGCGCCGGTCGCGGAGTCTCCGGCTTGGCCGTCTTTCTTGGACGCGTCGGTCTTGGTGCCGCCGTCTTCTTCGGGGAGGACCGGAGTCGCTCCGTCGATCTCGGGCTCGGGGAGGGTGCCGCCGTCGTCGTCGACCGCGACGTTGCCCGTGGCGCAGGCCGCGCCCACGATGGGGAGGCCCATGCAGAAGAGAAGGATCGCCGAGACGCTACGAACGTGAGAGCTCATCACCGCACCTACTATTTCCAGTCGAATTCGAGCGCACCATGGCATGAGTCGCGGGGCGAGGCCAGCGCGTGGGGTACGAATTGGGCCCTGGAAAACGCCGATCCTGAACGGGTGCGCGTCCTCTCCGCTCGTGCGACTTTCGCGGCCGCGATCGCAGGATCATGCCTGTGAGCATGGACGATCCGACCCGAGACGCCGACCCGCCTCCCGACCCGACCTCGTCGCGCCTCGCCGAGCTCGCCGACACGCTCGTGCTCGGCGCGCTCCTCGCGAGGGTCGGGCCCTACGAGCTCCTCTTTCACCACGCGCAGGGCGAGTTCCACCACGACGTCGCCGTGCGCTGCCACGGTCGGGCGCTCGGCCTTCCGGGGGACGTGCTGGTCGTCGCGACCAACTGCAACGGCGGCGTGAAGGAGGTGCTCTCCTTCGACGAGCCCCCGACCCCTTCTGCCCTGTGGCGCTGGCGGTGCCCGGAAGTGGTTGAATTCAAAGGCAAAATGCCCCGTCTGCTCGGGCGGGCCACGACCACCCACTGGTTCCCGCCGTGCGAGCTCTTGCGCCCCGACGCGCGCAGCGAGCTCCGGGAAGAGGCACGCGAGCGGCAGCCCGGCGGAGGGTTCCGCTTGAAGGGTGGGTGCTGACCCTCGCGACGTGGGCACGCCCGGCAGGAATCGAACCTGCGACCAACGGCTTAGAAGGCCGTCGCTCTATCCAACTGAGCTACGGGCGCAATTCGCCCATGGCATACCAGAACCTCGCCGGCCGTGCACTCCCCTCAGACGTCGGTCCGGCCTCGCCCTCTAAGCCAATCGCGTACGGCGTGTCCGGTTCCGAACGGCCAGGGACGGAGCTTCGCCTCCGAGACGAGCTTCACCCCCTCGAGCTCGTCGGCCACCGTGATCTCTCCGGCGGCGCGCACGTGGTAGGTGACGAGCAGCTCGTTCTTCATCTCGAAGGTGTGCACGCCCACGAGCCCGACGACCTCTCCCACGAGGCCGAGCTCTTCTTTCACCTCACGCAGCACGCCGACCTCGGGGGCCTCTTGGGCCTCGAGGTAGCCCGTGACGAGGCCGAACATGCCCTCGGGCCAACCTTTTCCACGCGCGAGCACGATGCCGTCGGGGTGCTCGACGATCGCGGCCACGACCGGCACGGGGTTGCCGTAGTGGACGTAGCCGCAGGTCGACGCGGTGCATGTGAGGCGCTCGCGCCCTTCGGCGTCCGTCTTGGTCGTGAGGGGGGCGCCGCAGCGCAGGCAAAATGAGGCTTTCAAGGGGCTCCGTCAGAGGCGGGTCACGTCGATGTGGCCCACGTAGTGGTAGGTTCCGTACTGCACTTTCGAGGCGAAGAGCTCGACGCGATGTGCTCCCTTCGCCTCGACGGGACACGTGCCCGTGACGCGCGTGCCGTTCCTCGTGACGGCGCAGTGCACCTTCGCGTCGGAGACGATCATGTAGAGCCCGCGCGGGTTCTCGAGCTCCACGGTGAACGGGCCCGTCGTGCTCACCTGCGAGCGGTCGGGCTCCCGGAGCTCGAGGCCGTCCGCGTAGAGCTCGGCCGACGTCATGGGCCTCCGGAAGAACTCGCCGCGGTCGATGGGTTTGTCGGCGAGCTGCCAGGCGGTCTCGTCGGGGAAGTGGTCCACGCGAAAGACCTCGGGAGGCGTCGCGAAGTAGACCACCTTGGTGCGCTTCACGAACGTCGCGCCCTCGAGGTAACCGGCGTCCCACGTGGTGTCGACGAGGTACCACGCGCCCTCGATCTTGACGGCGTTCCACGCGTGCGACTCGCCGTCGGGGCGCATGTCGGCGCCGCGCACCGTGCCCACGACGTACTTGGCCTCGAGGCCCGACGCCTTGGCGATGGCCGCGAAGAGCTTCGCGTAGCCTGCGCACACACCGACGCGTCTCTTGAGCACGCTCACGGCGTCTTGAGGCGGGTAGAGGCCCGCGCGGTACGAGGGCCCGTCGTAGGCGATGCGATCGGCGACGTAGTCGTGTACGGCGCGGGCGCGACCGAGCTGCGTGGGCGCGTGCGCGGCGATGTAGGCGCCGATCGTCTCGGGGCTCGCTTCGGCCTCTTGGGGCATCGTCGTGACCACGGGAGAGAGCTTGTCGTCCGAGTCCGGCCAGGTGGGCTTGGGTCGCGCGACGGGCTCGGGCGGCGTGGCGCTCGTCGACGGGAGCGGCGTGGCAGACGGAGCGGCTGAGGGGGTGGGCGTCGGGGTCGGCGCGGCCGAGGGCGCCACGGTGGGCACGGGCTCGGGGGCCTCGTCGCTCGTGTCGAACGGGCGGTCGCGTGTGAGCAGGTAGAGCCACTCGAGGCCTCGCGCGGCGCCATGCGCGACGCTCCGCCCTCGGTCCGCGAACGCGCCGCTGCGTCCGTCGAAGAGGAAATCTCCGCGTGTGGAGAGCGCGGTGAACGCCGTCTTCGGGAAGGCGACGAGCAGGACCGCGAGGAAGGCGAGGCTCACGGCGAGCGTGCGCAGCACCAGGCGATCACGCGTCTCGAGCCAGCGCTTCTTGTCGCCATGCAACGTCGACGCGACTTCCCAGACCACCGGCACGACCGGGAACACGACGAAGCCCGCGAGGAGCGACGGCCACACCCCGCGGTGACCGTACGCCGCGAGCGACGCTGCGAGCCACGTGCCGAGCAGCGGAACGGTGAGGACGACGAGCCACGCGAGGGTCGATGCCACGACGGCCGCCGCCGAGGTGCGCTTCGGAGCCGCTCGGGGCGCCTGAGATGCGGCCATTGGCCTTCACCTTAGCAAGACGCGGGGTGGAAGCCGAAAGGTGCGAAAAGTGTAGAAGCTGCGATGGCTTACGGCCGACCGACGAAGCTGAAATCGTCGAGCTCGACGTGGAAACCGCTCCCGCCTTGGGTGCCGCCCGGGAAGAAGATGCGCCCGACGGGGAGGTGGTCGTAGACGCGCTCTCCCGCACCGTCGAGTGTCACGGCCTCGACGCCGTCGACCAGCGCGCGCGCGACGGGGACACCGGGCCGAGGGGTCGAGGCGTCGCTCATGAATCGGATCTCGTAGTCTCGCCCCAGCTCGAGCGAGACCGTCGAGTCGTTCGAGCGCGTCTGCGTGCCTTCGAACTGGGACATGACGAAGAGGGCGAAGCGGGTCGCCGAGCGCTTCTTGAGGCCCACGCGGATCGTGTGGGCGGGCCCGGTGCCGCCGTCGGGGCCGCCCGTGTCGAGCCGGAAGCTGAGGAGGTTCAAGGTCTCGTTGGTCCCGCCGTCGCTCTGGTCGAAGCCTGCGATTCGCAGCTTGAAGGTCGACTCGGAGCGCAGCACGTTCGCTCGGAACCCGCGCACGCAGGAGGCTTGCGAGCCCGTGCCGATCTCGGTGTCGGACGAGAGGAAGCGCGAGCGACCCCCGTCCGGACCCTGGATGGAGAGGGCTCCGCGCGTGACGTTGGTCTCTTCCCACGGAGGAACGAGCGCGCCGTCGGGTCGCTCGAAATCGTCCGAGAACGTGTAGGTCGGCGCGCCGTCCGTGCCCGAGTCGCCCTCGGGGGTGGTTCCGGAGTCTTCGGGGCTCGCCTCGGGGACGATCGTCGTGGGGAGGCTCGTCGGGACCGCGGCGTCTTCGCCCGAGGGGGCGCTGCCCGAGAACGCGCTCGCGCACGCTACCGCCGAGGCGGAGCCCAGTGCCGAGAGGAGCCACACGCGCGCGCGCCGCATTGCCGTTCGAGCATACCCGAACGAAGCTCTACTGCACGCGCTCCCGTTCGCCGCGGCGTGAAATTCGCGGAACGACTAAGTCTTTTGCCTAGCAGCCTACGGCGTGAGCGCGCACGTCGTGGCGTCACCGGCGGCGTAGAAGGGCTCGCTCTCGACGGGCTTGAAGCCGAAGAGGGGCTTCGTGAGGACGGGCGTACCGAGGCCGGGGATCTGGATGCGACCTTGCGCTTCGGCGCGGAGCCCGTGCTTCTCGTAGAGGACGAAGCCGCCGCTCGGGTTGCTCGTCACGCACGCCTCGGCGGTGACGCCCGAGAACGGGCCGAGCTTCGCCTCGATGCCGATCGAGTCGAACGCGAGCAGGCTCACCACGCCTTGTATCGCGCACTCTCCCGAGAGCCCGGCCTTGCCCCGCACGCCCACGAAGCGCTGCGAGGCCTCGAGCGTGGGCGTCTTCGAGGTGGAGCGGAGGTCGAGCCCACCTCGGTAATCGAAGGCCGCGGCGGCGTGCCCTCGGAGCTCGACGTGCGTGGTGACCGTGACCTCCCCCTTGAGGGTCACGCGGCAGCCGATCTCCGGGCGGAGGCGCACCGTGAGGGGAATGGGTCCGCCCACGGGGATAGGCACGCTCGGGCCCTGCCAGGTCGTGTCGAGCGAGCCGCCCGCCTGCGACTGCGCGGACGTGGCGCGCACGCCGTACTCGACGTCGGCGGCGAAGCTCGGATCGAGGTCGAGCGAGAGGTTCGCGCGCTGCACGCCGAGCGGTACGCCGAACGCACGGCGGAGCTGGATCTTGCCGTCGACCTTGGCGCCGAGGGCCATCTTCGTGTTGGAGAAGGTCACGACGGGCGCGAAGGCGACGTCTTTCGCGAGGCTCTCGAGCTTGGTGTCGGCTTTGGTCTCGCCGCTCCCGACCGACGCGCCGGTCGGCCCCTTGGTCGTGACGCCGGCGGTGTTCTCCGGCGCATCGTCGAAGATCGAGCGCACGGGCGACGCCGACGAGAACACGAGATCGCCCTGGTCGATGAGCTCGTTCAACGTGGCGCGCTTCGTTCGGATCTCGACCTTGTCGCCCGCGGGCGTGATCGACACGATCTTTCGCAAGTAGCCCGACGGGTTCTTCGAGAGGCGGAGATCGGCCGTTCGCGCGTCGCGGTTGCCGGCGATCACCATGCCCACGGAGAGCCCATCGAGCACCGCGCGCGTGGCCCCGTTCGACGGGACCACGAGCGACTCGTCGAGCACCTCGACCTCGTCCGAGAAGACCTGGGGCATCTTCTTGGCGCTCCCGCCCGATCGCAGCGCGACCGGCTTTTCGGCGGCGAAGTCCTCGTCGGTGCCCTCTTCGGGCTCCGCTTCAGCCGAGCACGCAGCGACGGCCGAGACGGTGGCGACGAGGGCTAGGGCGATCGACAGTGAACGACGGTTCATTCGGCTCTTTTCAGTCGGGGATGCGGGGGCTCTGCTTCGGGTCCTTCGCGACGTCCGGGCCGACCGACTCGAGCAGGCACTCGGTCGGGTCGGGCGTGACGAGCGAGTACACGAAGCCCTTCGGCACGAACTTCGCGGGGAGCGCGGCGCCGTTCAGGTTGAGATCGAAGCTCTCCGCGTCCCACGCTTGGTAGACGGCGTCGTTCGCCTTGGCCGAGGCGGCGAGCTTGTCGAAGAACGCGCCCGAGGCGTCGGGGGCGGTCTCGCCGAGCATGTTGGTGAGGATGCGCTTGCGGGCGGCCGAGACGACGGCCTTGTCGAGCACGGCGACGTTGAGCTCGCCCTCGTAAAGGACGCCGCGGTTGTTCTTGTTGGCCGAGCCCACGCTCATGAAGCGGTCGTCGACGATGAGCATCTTCGAGTGCACGTCCATCGCGGCGAACTCGCCCTTGGTCTCGTCGATGCCGAAGCTCGGGCCGGTGTCGAACGCGCGGAGCTGGAGCAGCAGGAAGCGGTTCGGGAAGCCTTTGCGGAACTGGTCGGCGCTCTTGT
The sequence above is a segment of the Myxococcales bacterium genome. Coding sequences within it:
- a CDS encoding NUDIX domain-containing protein gives rise to the protein MKASFCLRCGAPLTTKTDAEGRERLTCTASTCGYVHYGNPVPVVAAIVEHPDGIVLARGKGWPEGMFGLVTGYLEAQEAPEVGVLREVKEELGLVGEVVGLVGVHTFEMKNELLVTYHVRAAGEITVADELEGVKLVSEAKLRPWPFGTGHAVRDWLRGRGRTDV
- a CDS encoding arylamine N-acetyltransferase, giving the protein MAASQAPRAAPKRTSAAAVVASTLAWLVVLTVPLLGTWLAASLAAYGHRGVWPSLLAGFVVFPVVPVVWEVASTLHGDKKRWLETRDRLVLRTLAVSLAFLAVLLVAFPKTAFTALSTRGDFLFDGRSGAFADRGRSVAHGAARGLEWLYLLTRDRPFDTSDEAPEPVPTVAPSAAPTPTPTPSAAPSATPLPSTSATPPEPVARPKPTWPDSDDKLSPVVTTMPQEAEASPETIGAYIAAHAPTQLGRARAVHDYVADRIAYDGPSYRAGLYPPQDAVSVLKRRVGVCAGYAKLFAAIAKASGLEAKYVVGTVRGADMRPDGESHAWNAVKIEGAWYLVDTTWDAGYLEGATFVKRTKVVYFATPPEVFRVDHFPDETAWQLADKPIDRGEFFRRPMTSAELYADGLELREPDRSQVSTTGPFTVELENPRGLYMIVSDAKVHCAVTRNGTRVTGTCPVEAKGAHRVELFASKVQYGTYHYVGHIDVTRL